A region of the Chlamydia felis Fe/C-56 genome:
GTATTTAGATGTTTCTTTGGATATCGCTCCATCACCCAACGAGTACTTTTTTATTTCTGGAGGAGAGAATTATTTTGCTCTAGGTCATTATCACGATGCTGAGGGAAGAATTGTTTCCTTAAAAACTCTTCCAGATAAAATTTGGGGAATCAAACCTTTAAATACTGAACAAAAATGTGCCTTGGATCTTCTTTTGCGAGACGACATAAAATTGGTTACTCTTGTGGGACAGGCAGGATCAGGAAAAACAATTCTAGCTTTAGCGGCAGCTATGCATCAGGTGTTTGATAAGGGGAATTATAATAAATTATTAGTAAGTCGTCCTATTATTCCTATGGGAAAGGATATAGGATTTCTTCCAGGGCTTAAGGAAGAAAAACTTCTACACTGGATGCAGCCTATCTATGACAACATGGAATTCCTTTTTAGTATTAATGGTATGGGGGATTTTTCCGAGGCTCTGCAATCTTTAATGGAAGCTAAAAAATTAGAGATGGAAGCGCTCACCTATATTCGTGGAAGGTCTTTGCCAAAAGTATTTATGATTATTGATGAGGCTCAAAACCTCACGCCCCACGAGATTAAGACAATTATTTCCCGAGCAGGAAAGGGAACCAAAATTGTTTTAACAGGAGACCCCACGCAAA
Encoded here:
- a CDS encoding PhoH family protein, yielding MKKTMVIDTSVFIYDPEALSSFENTRIIIPFTVIEELESFAKDRDESAKNASRALSNIRLLLERSGNHAEGISLPNGGELRIEVSSIANLANDDKRRKLLTLELLQVIAQREPMVFVTKSLGRRVRAEALGIEARDYENKRFSFRSLYRGYRELKVSASDVENFYTHGYLDVSLDIAPSPNEYFFISGGENYFALGHYHDAEGRIVSLKTLPDKIWGIKPLNTEQKCALDLLLRDDIKLVTLVGQAGSGKTILALAAAMHQVFDKGNYNKLLVSRPIIPMGKDIGFLPGLKEEKLLHWMQPIYDNMEFLFSINGMGDFSEALQSLMEAKKLEMEALTYIRGRSLPKVFMIIDEAQNLTPHEIKTIISRAGKGTKIVLTGDPTQIDSLYFDENSNGLTYLVGKFHHLSLYGHMFMTRTERSELAAAAATIL